The Limnochorda sp. LNt genome includes a region encoding these proteins:
- a CDS encoding Sapep family Mn(2+)-dependent dipeptidase: MPDPATPAAPDPVEAAAMTWLSRHRDDLVEQTAELLRIPSVEGPAEPGKPFGEEVERALAYVQELASRLGLETLGVDGYAIHAHWGPPSPLVGVLAHVDVVPAGTGWSVPPFGGVIRDGRLYGRGAIDDKGPTMAALFALAALAAVGAPVRRGLRLIVGGDEETGFACLRHYFSRQPRPELAFAPDALFPVVFAEKGILNLTVALPAAPGVVVGLRGGSRPNVVPDEAEAELAFGSAAEARAWRDRLTAAAAGRRGAVAVEGDGVLKLHSRGRATHGSTPEKGLNAVVELLACLVEADGDRRVLDPTGALRFLAGAGAGLHGQGLGIFARDDVSGVLTCNLGVLRLAGEELVATFDVRYPVSLRRADELVAKVESSVRGLGGRIVAVSDDPPHHVPEDSLLVRTLLGVYRRQTGDDLPPLAIGGGTYARLLPTAVAFGPVEPFSGIVPHERDEYVELDRLERLARIYAAALWELAR; encoded by the coding sequence ATGCCCGACCCAGCGACCCCGGCCGCACCCGACCCGGTCGAGGCGGCGGCCATGACATGGCTGAGCCGCCACCGCGACGACCTCGTCGAGCAGACGGCGGAGCTGTTGCGCATCCCGTCCGTCGAGGGGCCGGCGGAGCCCGGCAAGCCCTTCGGGGAGGAGGTGGAGCGCGCCCTCGCCTACGTGCAGGAGCTGGCCAGCCGGCTCGGCCTGGAGACGCTGGGCGTCGACGGCTACGCCATCCACGCTCATTGGGGTCCCCCCTCCCCGTTGGTGGGGGTGCTGGCCCACGTGGACGTCGTGCCCGCCGGCACGGGCTGGAGCGTCCCTCCCTTCGGCGGGGTCATCCGGGACGGACGCCTGTACGGGCGCGGCGCCATCGACGACAAGGGCCCCACCATGGCCGCCCTCTTCGCACTGGCCGCGCTGGCCGCGGTCGGCGCCCCGGTGCGCCGGGGGCTGCGCCTCATCGTGGGTGGCGACGAGGAGACGGGCTTCGCCTGTCTGCGCCACTACTTCAGCCGGCAGCCCCGGCCCGAGCTGGCCTTCGCTCCGGACGCGCTCTTTCCGGTGGTCTTCGCCGAGAAGGGGATCCTCAACCTGACCGTCGCCCTGCCGGCTGCGCCCGGTGTGGTCGTCGGCCTGCGAGGCGGCAGCCGGCCCAACGTGGTGCCCGACGAGGCCGAGGCCGAGCTGGCCTTCGGCTCCGCCGCCGAGGCGCGGGCCTGGCGCGACCGCCTGACAGCAGCCGCAGCCGGTCGTCGGGGTGCCGTCGCGGTGGAGGGCGACGGGGTCCTCAAGTTGCACAGCCGGGGCCGGGCGACCCATGGCAGCACGCCCGAGAAGGGCCTCAACGCGGTGGTGGAGCTGCTCGCCTGCCTGGTGGAGGCCGACGGCGACAGGCGGGTGCTGGATCCGACGGGCGCCCTGCGCTTCCTGGCCGGGGCGGGGGCGGGCCTGCACGGCCAGGGGCTGGGCATCTTCGCGCGCGACGACGTCTCGGGCGTGCTCACGTGCAACCTCGGGGTGCTGCGGCTCGCCGGCGAGGAGCTGGTGGCCACCTTCGACGTGCGGTACCCCGTCAGCCTGCGGCGCGCCGACGAGCTGGTGGCCAAGGTCGAGTCGTCGGTGCGAGGACTGGGCGGCCGGATCGTGGCCGTCTCCGACGACCCGCCCCACCACGTGCCCGAGGACTCCTTGCTCGTGCGCACCCTCCTGGGGGTCTACCGGCGCCAGACCGGCGACGACCTGCCGCCGCTCGCCATCGGGGGCGGCACGTACGCCCGCCTCCTCCCGACGGCGGTGGCCTTCGGGCCGGTGGAGCCCTTCTCGGGCATCGTGCCGCACGAGCGCGACGAGTACGTCGAGCTGGACCGGCTGGAGCGGCTGGCCCGCATCTACGCGGCGGCCCTGTGGGAGCTCGCCCGCTGA
- a CDS encoding diacylglycerol/lipid kinase family protein: MNELLFVVNPVAGHGRSLRVFARLRAVLERVPGVRCVVWHTRGPGHARELAERAALEGYGRILAVGGDGTVHEALNGLMALSPAARGRIAFGVVPAGSGNDFARNTGIPRDPAALATLLASGPASPMDVGVVNGHYFANVAGVGFDAEVARQANRLPKFVPGALTYVFAALWTLSRYRNAAVRIVLDGEILERRVMLVAVGNGAGYGGGMRICPGARMDDGTFRVVVAGDLPKPSVLSLLPKVFSGRHVEHPLVEVYDARHVRIEAERPLAVQADGEIVAASPLSLEVVPSAVRVIGLLGRSSDATTRDHAATAWAPRSADEPPTAGTSPAPGPGPVVERPVADPHQDGRVDTGRRVDIA; encoded by the coding sequence GTGAACGAGCTGCTCTTCGTCGTCAATCCCGTCGCCGGGCACGGCCGGTCCCTGCGCGTCTTCGCCCGGCTGCGGGCCGTGCTGGAGAGGGTGCCGGGCGTGCGCTGCGTCGTATGGCACACCCGCGGCCCCGGCCACGCCAGGGAGCTGGCCGAGCGGGCGGCCCTCGAGGGGTACGGCCGCATCCTGGCCGTCGGTGGAGACGGCACGGTGCACGAGGCCCTCAACGGGCTCATGGCGCTCTCGCCCGCCGCGCGGGGCCGGATCGCCTTCGGCGTGGTGCCCGCCGGCTCCGGCAACGACTTCGCGCGAAACACGGGGATCCCCCGGGATCCGGCCGCGCTGGCGACCCTCCTTGCCAGCGGCCCGGCGTCCCCCATGGACGTCGGCGTGGTCAACGGCCACTACTTCGCCAACGTGGCAGGTGTCGGGTTCGATGCGGAGGTGGCGCGGCAGGCCAACCGGCTGCCCAAGTTCGTGCCCGGGGCGCTGACCTACGTCTTCGCGGCCCTCTGGACCCTCAGCCGTTACCGCAACGCCGCCGTGCGCATAGTGCTGGACGGAGAGATCCTGGAGCGGCGGGTGATGCTGGTGGCGGTGGGCAACGGGGCCGGATACGGCGGCGGCATGCGGATCTGCCCCGGCGCCAGGATGGACGACGGGACGTTTCGGGTCGTGGTGGCCGGCGATCTCCCCAAGCCCAGCGTGCTCTCCCTGCTCCCCAAGGTCTTCTCCGGGCGCCACGTCGAGCACCCTCTGGTCGAGGTGTACGACGCCCGTCACGTCCGCATCGAGGCGGAGCGCCCCCTGGCCGTCCAGGCCGACGGGGAGATCGTGGCCGCAAGCCCCCTCTCCCTGGAGGTGGTGCCGTCGGCGGTCCGGGTCATCGGCCTGCTCGGCCGTTCGTCGGATGCGACGACGAGGGACCACGCGGCGACGGCCTGGGCGCCGCGTTCCGCGGACGAGCCGCCGACAGCCGGCACCTCGCCCGCACCCGGCCCGGGTCCGGTGGTCGAGCGGCCTGTCGCCGACCCTCACCAGGACGGCCGGGTCGACACCGGCCGCCGCGTCGACATCGCCTGA
- a CDS encoding S1C family serine protease, with translation MSDEPLLDAFSEAVTRAVHRVSPAVVRIASRKESTPFYGPWPSRREGIGSGVIVSPEGLVVTNHHVVAGAERLFATLRDGRTLPASVLGQDPAHDLALLRLPAQALPVAELGDSEALRVGQLVIAIGNPLGLEATVTTGVVSAKGRTLQTPSGLMADLIQTDASINPGNSGGPLVDARGRVVGINTAVILGAQGIGFAVPVSAVRDLLARHGRTGEAQSGWLGIHAVDQWLEAPAGQQEGRLAVLVLQVALGSPAQRAGLQPLDVIVAIDGRPVEGLEALRRELGRRAAGERVVLDVLRGDGTLRLPMVLGRYGEVRTAR, from the coding sequence ATGTCCGACGAGCCGCTCCTGGATGCGTTCTCCGAGGCGGTCACCCGTGCGGTGCACCGGGTCTCGCCCGCCGTGGTGCGCATCGCCAGCCGCAAGGAGAGCACCCCCTTCTACGGCCCGTGGCCGTCCCGGCGCGAGGGCATCGGGTCGGGCGTCATCGTGTCGCCCGAGGGCTTGGTGGTGACCAATCACCACGTCGTCGCCGGCGCCGAGCGCCTCTTCGCCACCCTTCGCGACGGTCGGACGCTGCCCGCGTCGGTGCTGGGCCAGGATCCGGCCCATGACCTGGCGCTGCTGCGATTGCCGGCCCAGGCGCTGCCGGTGGCCGAGCTGGGCGACTCGGAGGCGCTCAGGGTCGGGCAGCTCGTCATCGCCATCGGCAATCCGCTGGGCCTGGAGGCCACCGTCACCACCGGGGTCGTCAGCGCCAAGGGACGCACCCTCCAGACCCCGAGCGGCCTCATGGCCGATCTGATCCAGACCGACGCCTCCATCAACCCGGGCAACTCCGGGGGGCCCTTGGTAGACGCCAGGGGCCGGGTGGTGGGGATCAACACCGCGGTGATCCTGGGGGCGCAGGGGATCGGGTTCGCCGTGCCCGTCTCGGCGGTCCGCGACCTGCTGGCGCGCCACGGTCGCACCGGTGAGGCGCAGTCGGGCTGGCTCGGCATCCATGCCGTCGACCAGTGGCTCGAGGCGCCCGCGGGGCAGCAGGAGGGCCGGCTGGCCGTGCTGGTCTTGCAGGTGGCTCTCGGCAGCCCGGCCCAGCGTGCGGGTCTGCAGCCTCTCGACGTCATCGTCGCCATCGACGGCCGACCGGTCGAGGGGCTGGAGGCGCTGCGGCGGGAGTTGGGGCGCCGGGCCGCCGGTGAGCGGGTGGTGCTCGACGTCCTGCGGGGTGACGGGACGCTGCGCCTGCCGATGGTGCTGGGGCGCTACGGCGAGGTGCGAACGGCGCGATGA
- a CDS encoding cob(I)yrinic acid a,c-diamide adenosyltransferase: MSRTGRARLYTRGGDTGETGLLGPRRVRKDHPRVDAYGAVDELNAHLGWARAECAAVPVLAGLVPVLQRIQRRLLDVGAELAVDPQQPAPPAVPMVGAADIAWLEAQIDVHDERLPALRTFVLPGGGRAGAALHTARTVARRAERRVVALSAVEPVRPEVLAFLNRLSDLLFVLARWANHVQGIGDIPWSPGSGDAAPSRPRQE; encoded by the coding sequence ATGAGCCGCACGGGACGAGCCCGCCTCTACACGCGCGGGGGCGACACGGGCGAGACGGGCCTGCTGGGTCCCCGGCGCGTGCGCAAGGATCACCCGCGGGTCGACGCCTACGGTGCCGTCGACGAGCTCAACGCCCACCTCGGCTGGGCCCGGGCCGAGTGCGCCGCGGTCCCCGTCCTGGCCGGCCTGGTGCCGGTCCTGCAACGGATACAGCGCCGCCTGCTGGACGTGGGCGCCGAGCTGGCGGTCGACCCCCAGCAGCCGGCCCCACCGGCCGTGCCCATGGTGGGAGCGGCCGACATCGCCTGGCTCGAAGCCCAGATCGACGTCCACGACGAGCGGTTGCCGGCCCTGCGCACCTTCGTCCTGCCGGGAGGAGGGCGGGCCGGAGCCGCCCTGCACACGGCGCGCACGGTGGCCCGCCGGGCCGAGCGCAGGGTCGTGGCCCTCAGTGCGGTGGAGCCCGTGCGCCCGGAGGTGCTGGCGTTCCTCAACCGGCTGTCGGACCTCCTCTTCGTGCTGGCGCGGTGGGCCAACCACGTCCAGGGCATCGGCGACATCCCCTGGAGCCCCGGGTCGGGCGACGCCGCGCCATCCCGTCCTCGGCAGGAATAG
- a CDS encoding NAD(P)/FAD-dependent oxidoreductase: MDASDVKRVVVVGNGVAGTLAAETVVRQAGPSVSVTVVAEEPYPLYNRVALPRLLRGDVPESKVFMRDPQHHVKAGYELLLSTRVVRVDPRERVVYTSDDRALVYDRLLIATGGRPNALQASGAETRPRGLVYFQTLDDTRAILDLVRGARRAVTVGGSYIAYELTEGLRRQGLEVVWLMRGPYFLRRVLDEDGGRLVDAIAHAHGVEVIHGEEVAQLLVRAGAVSGVVTTAGRTIEADIVACGLGLTLNTEWLEGSGVEVRKGVVTDAYLQTNVPGIFAAGDVAEFYDGFIDRHHTMGTWDNASTHGRVAAANMLGARQPYLEVPSYTSTLFDSTLYVLGMTTEVDPHLATVSSLDMESGNYRRLFFQGDRLVGAVMIGERAGRRTLKQMIREKTPVPAGERAALLHVQ, encoded by the coding sequence TTGGATGCATCCGACGTCAAGCGGGTCGTCGTGGTGGGAAACGGGGTCGCAGGGACGCTGGCCGCCGAGACCGTGGTGCGACAGGCGGGACCCTCGGTCTCCGTGACCGTCGTCGCCGAAGAGCCCTATCCGCTCTACAACCGGGTCGCGCTGCCCCGGCTCCTGCGGGGCGACGTCCCGGAGAGCAAGGTCTTCATGCGGGACCCGCAGCACCACGTCAAGGCCGGTTACGAGCTCCTGCTCTCGACACGGGTCGTGCGGGTCGACCCGCGCGAACGGGTGGTCTACACCTCGGACGACCGCGCCCTGGTCTACGACCGGCTGCTGATCGCCACGGGCGGCAGGCCCAACGCCCTGCAGGCGTCCGGTGCGGAGACGAGGCCACGGGGCCTCGTCTACTTCCAGACGCTCGACGACACCCGCGCCATCCTGGATCTGGTCAGGGGGGCCCGAAGGGCCGTCACCGTGGGCGGCAGCTACATCGCCTACGAGTTGACGGAGGGGCTGCGCCGCCAGGGGCTCGAGGTGGTCTGGCTGATGCGGGGCCCCTACTTCCTGCGCCGGGTCCTCGACGAGGATGGCGGACGCCTGGTGGATGCCATCGCCCACGCCCACGGGGTGGAGGTGATCCACGGCGAGGAGGTCGCGCAGCTGCTGGTGCGAGCGGGGGCGGTGAGCGGCGTCGTGACGACGGCCGGGCGCACCATCGAGGCGGACATCGTGGCCTGTGGCCTGGGGCTGACCCTCAACACCGAGTGGCTGGAGGGCTCCGGCGTCGAGGTCCGCAAGGGCGTCGTCACGGACGCCTATCTGCAGACCAACGTACCGGGCATCTTCGCCGCGGGCGACGTGGCGGAGTTCTACGACGGCTTCATCGACCGCCACCATACCATGGGCACCTGGGACAACGCCTCCACCCACGGCCGCGTGGCCGCCGCCAACATGCTGGGGGCTCGCCAGCCCTACCTGGAGGTGCCCAGCTACACCAGCACGCTGTTCGACTCGACGCTGTACGTCCTCGGCATGACGACCGAGGTCGACCCCCACCTCGCGACGGTCTCCTCGCTCGACATGGAGAGCGGCAACTACCGCCGGCTCTTCTTCCAGGGCGATCGCCTGGTGGGGGCGGTCATGATCGGCGAGCGCGCCGGGCGGCGCACCCTCAAGCAGATGATCCGGGAGAAGACACCCGTGCCGGCCGGCGAGCGAGCGGCCCTGCTCCACGTGCAGTGA
- the lpdA gene encoding dihydrolipoyl dehydrogenase, whose translation MAAENGSVRTYDLVVLGGGPGGYVAAIRAAQLGMRVAVVERDRLGGVCLNRGCIPTKAMVKAAETLTMTRRAERLGIRVGEAGLDYAAMLRWRQGVVETLVRGVEQLMRVNRVDVVPGEGRLQADGRLEVEGPGGGVSVLTAPRLILATGSQPVRLPIPGVELPGVVDSDGLLAATSLPPRLVVIGGGIVGCEFASIFRALGSEVTLLELLPSILPVADGEISRRLAASMRRAGIRIVTGARVEAIEAAGPEGPWGPVKRVRYSHATNQAGDAEGELVLLAVGRRPSFSGFRPDQLGLELAGGALKVDGHMQTTRPGIYAIGDVNGLAQLAHAASAQGLIAAQHAAGRPGRPWGTSPVPSAVFTSPEVAWTGLTEEQARAEGIPVRIGRFTYGALGRAHVEMEPEGFVKILARAEPPGQGEVVGLHILGRGATELVHEGVLAIRFGATAGELAEAIHAHPTLSEAVAEAAHALEGHPIHLARS comes from the coding sequence GTGGCGGCGGAGAACGGGTCCGTGCGCACCTATGACCTGGTGGTGCTCGGGGGTGGCCCCGGCGGGTACGTGGCGGCCATCCGGGCCGCGCAGCTCGGCATGCGGGTCGCGGTGGTGGAGCGGGATCGGCTGGGTGGCGTCTGCCTCAACCGGGGATGCATCCCCACCAAGGCCATGGTCAAGGCCGCCGAGACGCTCACCATGACGCGCCGGGCCGAGCGGCTCGGGATCCGGGTCGGGGAGGCGGGACTCGACTACGCGGCCATGCTCCGGTGGCGCCAGGGGGTGGTCGAGACCCTGGTGCGGGGAGTGGAGCAGCTCATGCGGGTCAACCGCGTCGACGTGGTGCCCGGCGAGGGCCGCCTACAGGCGGACGGCCGCCTGGAGGTGGAGGGCCCGGGCGGTGGGGTCTCGGTGTTGACGGCTCCACGCCTCATCCTGGCCACGGGCTCGCAGCCGGTGAGGCTCCCCATCCCTGGCGTCGAGCTGCCGGGCGTGGTGGACAGCGACGGGCTCCTGGCCGCGACGTCCCTGCCACCCCGGCTCGTGGTCATCGGCGGCGGGATCGTGGGGTGCGAGTTCGCGAGCATCTTCCGGGCCTTGGGCTCGGAGGTGACCCTGCTGGAGCTGCTCCCGTCCATCCTGCCCGTCGCCGACGGCGAGATCTCGCGCCGGCTGGCGGCGAGCATGCGGCGGGCAGGCATCCGGATCGTGACGGGGGCGAGGGTGGAGGCCATCGAGGCCGCCGGCCCCGAGGGCCCCTGGGGACCGGTCAAGCGGGTGCGCTACAGCCACGCCACCAACCAGGCAGGCGACGCCGAGGGTGAGCTGGTGCTCCTGGCCGTGGGGCGCCGCCCGTCGTTCTCCGGCTTCCGGCCCGATCAGCTGGGCCTCGAGCTGGCCGGGGGCGCGCTCAAGGTGGACGGCCACATGCAGACGACGCGTCCCGGGATCTACGCGATCGGCGACGTCAACGGGCTCGCTCAGCTGGCGCACGCGGCCTCGGCACAGGGGCTCATCGCCGCGCAGCATGCGGCGGGGCGGCCCGGGCGCCCCTGGGGCACGTCCCCGGTGCCGTCGGCGGTCTTCACGTCGCCGGAAGTGGCATGGACCGGCCTGACCGAGGAGCAGGCCCGGGCCGAGGGCATCCCCGTCCGGATCGGCCGGTTCACCTACGGGGCCTTGGGCCGGGCCCACGTGGAGATGGAGCCGGAGGGGTTCGTCAAGATCCTGGCGCGTGCCGAGCCGCCCGGGCAGGGCGAGGTGGTGGGCCTCCACATCCTGGGCCGGGGCGCCACGGAGCTGGTGCACGAGGGCGTGCTGGCCATCCGGTTCGGCGCGACGGCGGGGGAGCTGGCCGAGGCCATCCACGCCCACCCGACCCTCTCGGAGGCCGTCGCGGAGGCCGCCCACGCCCTGGAGGGCCATCCCATCCACCTGGCGAGAAGCTGA
- a CDS encoding DUF2203 domain-containing protein — translation MSMWKGCDDPVAARRLFTVADANAMLPYLTEAMTELRRLYRESKAAHREIQLCEAVGQGPDGQWIMAVDHARATARLDHAVERMRALIEEVHSHGCQIKHLEVGLVDFPARLFGQDVLLCWKLGEPSVQYYHGPTDGYAGRRRIPSDILRRASRPRRSDPSR, via the coding sequence ATGTCCATGTGGAAGGGGTGCGATGACCCCGTGGCGGCCCGCCGCCTGTTTACCGTCGCCGATGCCAACGCCATGCTCCCCTACTTGACGGAGGCCATGACCGAGCTCCGCCGGCTCTACCGCGAGAGCAAGGCAGCCCACCGGGAGATCCAGCTCTGCGAGGCCGTGGGGCAGGGTCCCGACGGTCAGTGGATCATGGCGGTCGACCACGCCAGGGCCACCGCGCGGCTCGACCACGCGGTGGAGCGGATGAGGGCCCTCATCGAGGAGGTCCACTCTCACGGGTGCCAGATCAAGCACCTGGAGGTGGGCCTGGTCGACTTCCCCGCCCGGCTCTTCGGGCAGGACGTGTTGCTGTGCTGGAAGCTGGGCGAGCCCTCGGTCCAGTACTACCACGGGCCCACCGACGGCTACGCCGGGAGACGTCGCATCCCGAGCGACATCCTGCGGCGGGCCTCCCGCCCCCGTCGATCCGACCCTTCCCGTTGA
- a CDS encoding DUF502 domain-containing protein — translation MRVIRRWFIAGLVVLLPVIVTIWALAFGFNLLDGLWRSLLPHLIGRYVPGVGALLTVTLTVAVGAVATNVIGRRLIGWGESLLERIPVVRSVYSTAKQIVDVLAGGQKAAFQRVVLVEYPRRGLYTVGFVTSTDAPAAATEAVGEELWSVFVPTSPNPTSGWVVMLPRSQCRVLHVTVDEAFRYIISGGVLTNSTPRRPGGPPSPNRAEPVTGQTTGNS, via the coding sequence ATGCGGGTGATCCGCCGCTGGTTCATCGCCGGGCTCGTCGTGCTCCTGCCCGTCATCGTCACCATCTGGGCGCTGGCCTTCGGCTTCAACTTGCTCGACGGATTGTGGCGCAGCCTCCTCCCCCACCTGATCGGCCGGTACGTGCCGGGGGTGGGAGCGCTGCTGACCGTCACCCTGACCGTGGCGGTGGGGGCCGTCGCCACCAACGTCATCGGGCGGCGGCTCATCGGCTGGGGCGAGAGCCTCCTGGAGCGCATCCCGGTCGTGCGTAGCGTCTACTCCACCGCCAAGCAGATCGTCGACGTCCTGGCGGGCGGGCAGAAGGCCGCCTTCCAGCGGGTGGTGCTGGTGGAGTATCCGCGGCGGGGACTCTACACCGTCGGGTTCGTCACGTCCACCGACGCGCCGGCGGCCGCGACGGAGGCGGTCGGCGAGGAGCTGTGGTCCGTCTTCGTGCCCACGTCGCCCAATCCCACCAGCGGGTGGGTGGTGATGCTGCCCAGGAGCCAGTGCAGGGTGCTCCACGTCACCGTCGACGAGGCATTTCGCTACATCATCTCGGGGGGCGTCCTGACCAACTCGACGCCGCGCCGCCCTGGCGGCCCGCCGAGCCCCAACCGTGCAGAGCCCGTCACAGGCCAAACCACTGGTAATAGTTGA
- a CDS encoding cytochrome c biogenesis CcdA family protein, translated as MTDLSPASGALAFSAGLVSLLSPCVLALMPAYVGYLSSSALSGSGRWYLIVRSVLFVLGFSTIFVLLGASATALGRHLWANRVILRQLAGVLVVLLGLHQLGLLRLGFLDVERRLMHRLPSGPGAEAPPASSEGGLAGALRRLIRGPWGAFVVGMAFAAGWSPCVGPVLASILVMAGTAQTVGVGMGLLALYSAGMAVPFLLLAAVMQRGSPAVARWLGWWGPWVERASGVLLILIGVALYTNFFLRLPGYLNYYQWFGL; from the coding sequence TTGACTGATCTGAGTCCGGCCTCCGGGGCGCTGGCCTTCTCGGCGGGCCTGGTCTCGCTCCTCTCTCCGTGTGTGCTGGCGCTGATGCCGGCGTACGTGGGCTACCTGTCGAGCTCCGCCCTGTCGGGCTCGGGCCGGTGGTACCTCATCGTGCGCAGCGTGCTCTTCGTGCTGGGCTTCTCCACCATCTTCGTCCTGCTGGGGGCCTCGGCCACCGCCCTGGGACGCCATCTCTGGGCCAATCGGGTCATCCTGCGCCAGCTGGCGGGGGTGCTGGTGGTGCTCCTGGGCCTTCACCAGCTGGGGCTGTTGCGGCTGGGCTTCCTGGACGTGGAGCGACGCCTGATGCACCGCCTGCCCTCCGGGCCGGGTGCGGAGGCGCCACCGGCCTCGTCCGAGGGAGGGCTGGCAGGCGCCCTGCGGCGCCTCATCCGTGGCCCGTGGGGGGCCTTCGTGGTGGGCATGGCCTTCGCTGCCGGCTGGTCGCCCTGCGTGGGCCCGGTGCTGGCCTCCATCCTCGTGATGGCCGGCACCGCCCAGACCGTAGGGGTCGGCATGGGGCTCTTGGCGCTCTACTCGGCCGGCATGGCCGTGCCCTTCCTCCTGCTGGCCGCCGTCATGCAGCGCGGCTCGCCGGCCGTCGCGCGGTGGCTCGGGTGGTGGGGCCCCTGGGTCGAGCGCGCCAGCGGCGTGCTGCTCATCCTGATCGGGGTGGCGCTTTACACCAACTTCTTCCTGCGCCTGCCCGGCTACCTCAACTATTACCAGTGGTTTGGCCTGTGA
- a CDS encoding TlpA family protein disulfide reductase, with protein MRSPVLTARLVPLVISGVLVLGSAAAVWYVGPGRGPSRPLGGPGGAASPEAIVSEGPGASLTTSAAPVGLPEIGRQAPDFTLTDLEGRAVRLSDLRGKAVLINFWATWCPPCREEMPQIEAFYTAHRDQVEVLGIAVGESPEQVRAFLAEHSYSWRFMADTAMSVTDQYRVFAIPTSYFIDAQGIVRGSFMGAMTADQIRAFARQAGVGVD; from the coding sequence ATGCGGTCGCCCGTGTTGACGGCCCGTCTCGTCCCTCTCGTGATCTCCGGCGTGCTCGTGCTGGGCTCCGCCGCCGCGGTGTGGTACGTCGGCCCCGGCAGGGGCCCCAGCCGCCCGTTGGGCGGCCCTGGCGGCGCGGCATCGCCCGAAGCCATTGTATCAGAAGGGCCCGGGGCGAGCCTGACCACCTCCGCCGCGCCCGTCGGCCTGCCCGAGATCGGCAGGCAGGCGCCCGACTTCACCCTGACCGACCTCGAGGGCCGGGCCGTGAGGCTCTCGGATCTGCGGGGCAAGGCGGTGCTCATCAACTTCTGGGCTACGTGGTGCCCGCCATGCCGGGAGGAGATGCCCCAGATCGAGGCCTTCTACACGGCCCACCGCGACCAGGTGGAGGTGCTGGGGATCGCCGTCGGCGAATCCCCCGAGCAGGTACGGGCGTTCCTGGCGGAGCACTCCTACTCCTGGCGCTTCATGGCCGACACCGCCATGAGCGTGACGGACCAGTACCGGGTCTTCGCCATCCCCACCTCGTACTTCATCGACGCGCAGGGCATCGTGCGGGGCTCCTTCATGGGCGCCATGACCGCCGACCAGATCCGGGCGTTCGCTCGACAGGCAGGTGTCGGCGTTGACTGA
- a CDS encoding DUF72 domain-containing protein, whose product MIIVGTSGYAYDDWKGPFYPRDLKPGDYLAYYARFFRFTELNVTYYRSPSPFMLARVADKTPDGFEFAVKAFSALTHERGDPEEARRFRAALAPLEERRKLACVLLQFPNSFRPGPQSSDYLRRLREVLADVPVAVEFRHRGWVEGEQGFALLEELGAGFVAVDEPRIGTLVPPIARATGPLAYVRFHGRNREKWWHHQQAYERYDYLYSPEELQEWVPRLVSLEAQTGRVYVAMNNHYQAKSVINARMLEELLAAAPGR is encoded by the coding sequence ATGATCATCGTCGGGACCTCGGGTTATGCCTATGACGACTGGAAGGGTCCCTTCTACCCGCGGGATCTCAAGCCGGGCGACTACCTGGCCTACTACGCGCGCTTCTTCCGATTCACCGAGCTCAACGTGACGTACTACCGCAGTCCGTCGCCCTTCATGCTCGCGCGCGTGGCCGACAAGACCCCCGACGGCTTCGAGTTCGCGGTCAAGGCTTTCTCCGCCCTGACGCACGAGCGGGGGGACCCGGAGGAGGCGCGGCGCTTCCGCGCTGCCCTGGCACCCCTCGAGGAGCGCCGCAAGCTGGCGTGCGTGCTGCTGCAGTTTCCCAACAGCTTCCGTCCGGGGCCGCAGTCCTCCGACTACCTGCGCCGGCTGCGCGAGGTGCTGGCGGACGTCCCGGTGGCCGTGGAGTTTCGTCACCGCGGCTGGGTCGAGGGCGAGCAGGGCTTCGCGCTGCTGGAGGAGCTGGGGGCCGGCTTCGTCGCGGTGGACGAGCCCCGCATCGGCACCCTCGTGCCCCCCATCGCCCGCGCTACGGGGCCCCTGGCGTACGTGCGCTTCCACGGGCGCAACCGGGAGAAGTGGTGGCACCACCAGCAGGCCTACGAGCGCTACGACTACCTCTACTCCCCCGAGGAGCTGCAGGAGTGGGTGCCCCGCCTCGTCTCCCTGGAGGCGCAGACGGGCCGGGTCTACGTCGCCATGAACAACCACTACCAGGCCAAGTCCGTCATCAACGCGCGGATGCTGGAGGAGCTCCTGGCGGCCGCTCCGGGCCGCTGA